The region GTAGTTACTTGTTATAATAATTAGCTAATTCACACATACCGTACAAACTATGGTTATAACCGTACTCGCATTGTCATTAAGCTCGATAGGATGATGTGATTATCTGCGCGGCTACAATTAGTCAGAGCTATCGTGACTGAGCTAGCTGTTTGGTTAACTTAACGTTAGTTGCTAAAGTCAGTTTGTCAGTGGCACCCTGTTTAAACAATAACTGGTTAGCTTAACTGGACTACTAGCAGGAAGTTAGCAACAAAACGCTAGCTGCATGCTGTCTAAAAACACTAACCAGCTCTATTAAGTCTTCTACAGGCGTGTCAAGTTGAGTAAAACCAACTATCCTGATTCAAGCTAGCTGTACTAACTTGAGTGCCACACTAATAGATCagcaagtgtgttttttttctgtgctctttacatacagtgtttgttattgcaGGGATGGCGGGGGAGAGGAGCGGAGAGGACATAGTTTCAGAGTACCTGGGCCAGAATCCGCAGCTGGCCGAGTGGGTCGACACTTTCAGGGGCTACTGTGAGAGCAACAAACAGTGGGTTGCTCGGAGGGAGTTCATCCTGAGGAACATGGAGGCTTTCCCCACAGTGGAGCCGGGGGTCCCCAGCAGCAGTctggacaggctgctgtctctgtccatgGTGTGGGCCAATCACATTTTCCTGGGCTGCAGGTAAGAAACACTGAAAGAGCAGAATGATGACCTCCAGAGAGCCGGGATCAAGGTGTCCACctgtctctgttctcctcaTCCCTCAGCTATCCGCAGGCCGTTATGGACAAGATCAAGGAGATGGGTGAGGGGATAGCGGTTGAAGATCCCCCGGTTCACAAAACGACAAAAGATGGAGGCATGATCAGAGGAAAACGACAGAGCGCCACAACTGGTAATGCAATGGGCGTTTTTCTGAAAGCAGACTACTGTATTCACTTTCCACAGTGTAGATTTAGATTtcacagccaacacacacagtccagtccgattttatttatatagcacacaaTCACAATGTGTCTCAgagggctttacaatctgtgcaGCATCCAACACCCTCTAACTTATATTCAGACTTCCCAAAAAACAGTTAaactgtgggggaaaaaaaagggaaaattaattgtattaaaatgatatttagaatattttgtGACCtcatatgtgcgtgtgtgtggagaatATATTCAAAGCAGCGTTCAGCACAAGCTAAGGCCTTTAAATTACAGCAGGACTGATGACATGTTGTCATGTTATTAATggtttgtgtttgctttaaagGACCAGTCTGTAGGATTTAGTTTCATCTAGGGATGAGGTTATAGATTGTAACCAGCTCGCCTCACCCCTACCTTTCCGAGTGTGTAGGAGAAGCACCCTTATATGACTTTTCTTGGGTAGTCTAGAAACGCAGCAGTGCAGCATTGTGGACTGTGTGGAAGAGCACAGGTGTTTATACAcgacagaaaacataaaaagattatatattatattccatttctgccaatagAGCCTCCaaaaatcctacacactgcacctttaaaacaTTGTAGTTTTGTTTCTTATCATTCATATCGTTAAAAATTGCACACAATAAATgacaacatactgtacatagtAATACTTTAGCTTAATAGGCTGCAgtaattttcttttgtttgttgatATAATCAATGAAGAGCAGCCTcaaagtgaaaacatgctgatttaaacacacatttccattaGCTGGTCACCTCGAATAGCCTCTCTAAGCTACCTGAGTACCATCAAGCTATGATTATGTTGGACGGTGGGAAGGATTCGACCCCACGAATCTTCTGTAGCTTGTTATGGACCAACAACATATTTCACTGCTCTCTTCTGTTCAGtgtaatgcttttttttcccgtacacactcacacctgaGGCTGGAGTCATGGAGTTTCCTCATTAAATgctgcttcttcctctgtgaAGTCATCACTGTCCTGCCTGTTGTGTCATCATTTGCAGAGGGCGACGCTGACAGCTGTGTGAAAAGAGCCAAATGTGGGCCTAATGAGCTTGACAGCCGACCCACGGTGAGGACAGCCACGCGGGCTGTGAGTCAGAAATCCGGACCTCTACCACAGGCTCCAGCAGAGCACCAGCCCTTCTTCAACCGCCTCTACAAGGCGGTGGCCTGGAAGCTGGTGTCGGCGGGGGGCTTCGGTCCCAACTTGGACCACTTTGAAATACTTCGGAGCTGCGTGGAGTCGTGTAAACAGACCgtgacctgtgtgtttgtgccactgAAGGACATCGCCGGCCTCCCCGCTGCTCGCACACAGAAGGAAGGTCACGTGTGCGAGATTCGCTGTCAGTCGGTTTACATGGGGACAGGATACGGGCGCGATGAGTCAGCTGCCAAAGCCATGGCTTCCAAAGAGGCCCTAAAAGTCTTTCAGGGGCGAAAAGTGACTGTGAAGATCTGCAGACGGAGGTTCAAAGGGAAAGATGTGGAGGATTTGATGTTGTTGGACGAGCAGCCTCGGAGTCAGGGCTTTCCTCCCGCGCTCAGCTACCCTTTTCAGGACGAACAGCTGGAAGAAGGTTCCTCATAGAGCAGGAAactttgctctgctgctgtcgGGAGCATGGACGGGTGACATTTACTCAATAGAGCTACTGAAGAAATTCACAACCGTGTCGGGACCAGCAGCTGAGAATCCTAATTAGACTCTGGAATCACTGAGTAACTCAGAGAATTAACTATCACAGTTTAACACAATACTTTGGTATCATAACACAGGTGACACACTGTTAAACAAACATCTGGGCTCCCAAATCAACCCAGTTAATCTCAGATAATCTTACACTGGATTCACAACACTTTCAACCGCTTTCAGTTTTTACAGAGTTTTCTAGACGGTGAACAAGCGTAACAAAGTGTGTGGAGTCGGAGCACGTGCCATCAGCCAGGCAACAGGCGACAAGCTCAGCCGCCAGGAGGCAAAACACTTTAAGAATTCAAATGAAGGAAGGATGAAATGCCTCCTTGGTATTGTAGGAGAATGTATTGCATTATATTGATGTGATTATTTGttccaacaaaatgaaaaaatgttttggccATTAGTTCGTATTaggagtggtgtgtgtgtttttcttctttgtgcaTTCCTGTCGTGACACGTTTTATTCTGGTGAATCCACTGGTGTTCAGTCACGCCTGAAGGTTGCTTTATTTTGGCCCAAACCCAAACTTAACGACGTTACTCTGTTAGTTTTGGGTTTGTTTAGATTCCGTCACAAGGAGTCACACTGACGAGCCCCCACCAGAGGAGAGGTGTTCATACCAGCTGAGGACACAGAAAGCTGAAagcagacttttattttgatattccAGTTTTCTCAACCTTAAGTGACTGTTGGATGTTAACGTTCGTACCCTTTAATCCTCCCATTTTTCggttgtctctctctgttattgGTCGGATTCTCATTTCTAATGAACCACATGTTACCTGGCTCAAGTGAATTTGTGgcaccctttttttttaattattttttttaaatagaattttTCTTACTTCACCAGAGTACTAAACATTTTTAAGTTGGCAAAAAAACGCTCCAAACACGAAGACCCAAGAGCCCCAGTTAGTCCAGATCTCTGTGAAACTGGGAGGAGTTCAGCTGTAATCTGCCAAGCAGTGATTTAAAGAAATGATTCCACACACTGAGATTCTGCTGTGAAAGAAATGTGACTGATGGTTTGAGTTTTTTACTACAGAATACGATATGTGGAAGGAGAAGTGAGGTGTAGTACATAAAGTCTGCTTCTTTTTATCACACTGATTAACAACTGGCGCTGTGTTGAAAACATCAGGGTGTCACAGTGAATACAGTTCCTCTGGAAACAGTTAATTCCAGCATGTACAGTTCCACCGTGTTTGAGGGTAAAGTGCTGCTGTGAtggatgatttcttttttctccggCCTCGGTTGAAGGTGAACTGGTTTGCATTAAGGCGTACGTTCCCACACTGTTCCTCCATGATGCTGTATGTTTACACCAGTGGTCCTGTTTCtatatattttctaaataaacatAATTGAACTAAGCAAAGTTAACTTTCTTTCACCCAGAATTTTGCATGTACGGTGATTTCAGGTGGTGTCTTTGTGAAATGTAAACTGAGCTAACAGTGATTGTTTCTATCACCGACGTAATGATCTCATTTGACGAGGGGAGGTTTTGACAGTTAATAAACTACTTATTGGAATCCATACATTGAGCTGTGCCACTGTGCCTCTCATTAGTGCTAATTGGCAGAGGTTGGATGACTGGGCTCCTCATTACAGGCGGGTAAATAGATGCTAGCAGGGACGATTATGTAATTATAAAGCCTCATTTTCATTTGGCTGCTGCTGATATGAGCAGGATGCCTTTCGGCCGCATCCCCACAGCTGAGCGGGCTGCACGGGGATATCTGTCACTTCATTGGATAATCTGGACACGAGCACCGACTTGATCTGCAACGTGGTGCTGGTGATTAAaatgagctgctgcagtggcGGGTGGACGCGTCACGCTTGGTTTTGTTTATTTCGGCGTCCTGTGTGAACATGAAATTTGGGAGTTGTTCAAAGCATGGCCCAACTAAAGGATGTCAGTCTGCAGACACAGTGTTAGAATATTCTTAGCAGCTTCTATTGCTGGTCTCAGGTGtcaccactagagggcagcagTGCTTACATGTGAGCTTAAACTAAAAGAACTTCAATGGTCTGTTAAACCTTTATGAACAGAAATGATCCCTTTTCACAATACTGACCGCACTCTTGCCTCATGAAGCAGCCCCCTCTGATATTATGATCACATCATGGATAAAATAATCAGGGTCACTCttcctttaaccctttcatgcatagaggtcactacagtgtgacTGCATCGTCTCACACAGTGGGAAGCCATCGCAAGTGAAAACAAgggagtgaaaccaagatggccgaca is a window of Pempheris klunzingeri isolate RE-2024b chromosome 1, fPemKlu1.hap1, whole genome shotgun sequence DNA encoding:
- the cdkn2aip gene encoding CDKN2A-interacting protein; translated protein: MAGERSGEDIVSEYLGQNPQLAEWVDTFRGYCESNKQWVARREFILRNMEAFPTVEPGVPSSSLDRLLSLSMVWANHIFLGCSYPQAVMDKIKEMGEGIAVEDPPVHKTTKDGGMIRGKRQSATTEGDADSCVKRAKCGPNELDSRPTVRTATRAVSQKSGPLPQAPAEHQPFFNRLYKAVAWKLVSAGGFGPNLDHFEILRSCVESCKQTVTCVFVPLKDIAGLPAARTQKEGHVCEIRCQSVYMGTGYGRDESAAKAMASKEALKVFQGRKVTVKICRRRFKGKDVEDLMLLDEQPRSQGFPPALSYPFQDEQLEEGSS